The window TATGACCTTTGAGTTATGACCTTTGAGTTATGATCGGCTGACATGACAGCCCTGGAGGCGTTTCCAGTGAAGCATCTCATCACATCATCCCTCAGCACATCCCTCGGCATCCTCGGCCTGGCGCTCGTCCTCTCGTCCTGCACCGTTCGGGGCTCCGTTCCCGTCGAGGTTTTCAACTTCACCTATCAAAGCAACCTTCAAGACCGCAGCGGCAGGTACATCATCTGCGACAACCTGGAGACGCGGCTCGTCTACTCCTTCGACTATCTGGGTTACCTGGGCTCCTGGGAGTCGGTCCTGATCGGCGAGGAGACGGGCGAGGAGAGGGGGCGCGTGCGCCTGACGCCCCCGCAGCCGGAGAGCGGCCGGGGGCGCGAGACCATCACCCTCACCTACACCCTCCTGCCCCGCAGCGCGCCGCTCTCGCTGGCCGAGGACCTGATGGAGGGCCAGGTCAGCGGCGAGACCGGCCCCTCGAGCATCATCGTCGAGCCCATCCCGGGGCCCAGCACCCGCGTCGAGCTGACCATCCGCAGCCTGGGCGGCTACTCGAGGACCTTCGTCAGCCCCTCCATCCCGGTGCTGCCTACCTGCTGACCCGACCCCCGACCCCTGGCTCCTAGCTCCTAGCTCCTGGGGTATACTCTCTGCATGGCACTCACGACAGGGCTGGACATCTTAGCGGCTGCCCGCGCCGGAAGATACGGCGTCGGGGCGTTCAATACCAACAACATGGAGATCACCCAGGCGATCATGGAGGCCGCCGAGGAGACGAGAAGCCCGGTGCTCTTAGCCCTCAGCGAGGGCGCCCTCAAGTACGGCGGCAAAGAGCTCGTCGACATCGTCGTCACCATGAGCAAGGACGCCACCGTGCCCGTGGCGATTCACTTAGACCACGGCTCGAGCTTTGAATCGGTGTTGCGGGCGCTGCGCTACGGCTTCACCTCGGTGATGATCGACATGTCGCACGAGGAGCCCGAGGTCAACATTCGCGAAACCGCCCGGGTGGTGGCCGCCGCGCACGCCGTCGGCGTCACCGTCGAGGCCGAGATCGGCCGCCTGGGCGGCGTCGAGGAGCACGTGGTGGTTTCGGAGGAGGACGCCATCCTCACCAAGCCCGAAGAGGCGAAGACGTTCATGGACGAGAGCGGCGCCGACTATCTGGCGGTGGCGATCGGCACCTCGCACGGCGCCTTTAAGGGCAAGGGCCGGCCCTTCATCGACCACGAGCGCATCAAGAAGATCGCCGCACTGCTGCCCCAACCGCTCGTCATGCACGGCGCCAGCGGCGTGCCCGACGAGCTGGTCAGGCGCCTGGTGGCGGCGGGCGGTGACATGAAGGACACCGCCGGCATCCACGCCGAGGACGTCAGGCAGGCGGTCACCGAGGGCATCGCCAAGATCAACACCGACACCGACCTGCGCCTGGCCCTGACCACCCGCGTCCGCGAGGTCTTGAAGGACAAGCCCAAGGAGTTCGACCCGCGCAAGATCTTCGGCCCGGCACGCGACGAGATGCGCGAGGTCGTCAAGGGCCGGATGGAACTCTTCGGCTCGGCGGGCAAGGCCTAGCGGGGGCCGGCGAGCTCACCGCAAAGGCGGCGGCCGGCCGTGACAGTCTTGCCGACACTTTTCCGACACTGCCGTTGCCGAGTTCTTTCGCGGTGACCCAGCCGCGACCATCTCGAGGTGAACGTGGCCAAGTTCGTTCTAGCCCTCGACCAGGGCACCACCAGTTCGCGCGCGATCCTCTTCGACCGCGCGGGACGGATCGTCGGCTCAGCGCAAGAGGAGCTCACCCAACACTATCCCCGACCCGGCTGGGTCGAGCACGACCCCGAGGAGATCTGGGGGAGTCAGCGGCGCGTCTTGGCGGCGGCGCTCGCTCGTGCGGGCGCCCGCGCGGGTGACCTGGCCGCGCTCGGCATCACCAACCAGCGCGAGACGACGCTGCTCTGGGACCGCGAGACGGGCGAGGCCCTCCATCACGCCATCGTCTGGCAGGACCGCCGCACCGCGCCCCTTTGCGACGCGCTCAAGGCGCGGGGGTTGGAGGGCCTCTTCCGCGACAGGACCGGCCTCGTCCTGGACCCCTACTTTTCGGCGACGAAGCTGCGCTGGCTGCTCGACAACGTGGCGGGCGCCAGAGCGCGGGCCGAGGCGGGCAGGCTCGCCTTCGGCACGGTCGATAGCTGGCTGGCCTGGAAGCTCACCGGGGGCGGGGCGCACCTCACCGACGCCTCCAACGCCTCGAGGACGCTGCTCTACAACCTTGCGACGGGCGACTGGGACGACGAGCTTCTGGAAATCTTGGCTATCCCCCGCGCGCTGATGCCCGAAATCCGCGCCTCGAGCGAGGTCTACGCCGAGACCGTTCCCGACTTGTTGGGCGCGCCGGTCGCAATCGCCGGCATCGCCGGCGACCAGCAGGCCGCCTCCTTTGGGCAAAGCCTCTTTTCGGTCGGTCAGGCCAAGAACACCTACGGCACGGGCTGCTTTATCCTGATGAACACCGGAGGCGCGCCCAAGCTCTCCGAGCACGGCCTGCTCAGCACCGTGGCCTGGCGTTTGGGGGCGGACGAGACCTCCAGAAACGAGACCCCCAGAAACGAGACCTACGCGCTCGAGGGCAGCATCTTCGTGGCGGGCGCGGTGGTGCAGTGGCTTCGCGACGGCCTGGGACTCATCAAGACCTCCGCGGAGGTCGAGGACCTGGCCCGGAGCGTGTCGAGCAGCGGCGGCGTCTATCTGGTGCCCGCCTTCGTCGGCCTGGGCGCCCCCCACTGGGACCCCTACGCCCGCGGCGCCGTCGTCGGCTTGACCCGGGGCAGCGGCCGGGGAGAGCTCGCTCGCGCGGCCCTGGAGAGCATCGCCTTTCAGACCCACGACGTGGTCAGGGCGATGGAGAAGGACGCGGGCACGCCACTGGCCGAACTGCGCGTCGACGGCGGCGCCTCGAGCAACGACCTGCTCATGCAGTTTCAGGCCGACGTCTTGGGCGTACCGGTCATCCGGCCCAAGGTCACCGAGACGACCGCCCTGGGCGCCGCCTTTCTGGCCGGCCTGGCGGTCGGCTTCTGGCAGGACCAGGGCGAGATCGCCGCGACCTGGGCCGAGGAGCGGCGCTTCGAGCCGGCCATGAAGGACAGCCAGCGAGACGCGCTCCTGGACGGTTGGGAGCGCGCCTTGGAACGCTCCAAGGGTTGGGAAAGAGAAAGTTGACGGTGCTGAGCTCCCAGCCACAGCTTCTCCTCAGCCCTTTCGCTCACTACACCCACTTTCTTACAACGTTCTGGCCGTGGGCTCGTCGATGATGAGGGTATTCATGTAACCGCCCCTCAGCGCGCCTAAAATGCCTTCGCGCTTCTTCTCGCTCGCCACCACGCAGATGGCGTGACGGTGCCCGCTCAGCGAGGAGAGGGCGGGGCCGCTCGAGCGCCGGTTCATCGCCACGTCCTTATAGCCGCCGTCCGCGCGGAAGAAGACGGTGGCGATGTCCCCTACCACCTTGTCGGTGAGAAGCCGGTCGAGCTCGCTCTTCTCGAGGTAGCCCGCTTGGTAGATATAGGAGTTGGCGTCGGGAACACCGATGCTGAAGAGCGCTACGTCGGCGCGCTCGGCGATGTCGTTCACGCGCTTGATATAGCGCTCCCTGAACATGCCGGCCTTGGTGTCGGGGTTGTCGAAGTAGGCCGGGATGGGCAGCAGATGGGCTCTCGCTTGATAGTTCGCGGCGAAAGCAGAGATGATGTCCGCAGCGTAGGTAATGCCGCTCCCGCTGTTGCCCGAACCGTTCATCTGCACCACATCCATCCCGGGGAGAGGCTTGGGAATCAACCTCCGGGCCAGTTCCGAAACCGTGGCGCCCCAGGCGACCGACAAGCTCATGTTCGGCCCCAGGATGCTGCTCAGGTAGTGCGCGGCAAAGCGTGTCACCGCCTCCCTTCGTTCCGCATCAGTGGCGTCCGGCCCTAGCGGTACGACTTTCACTTCGGCAATCCCAAATTTCTTCTCCAAGCTCGTCTCCAGCTCGAGCTGGTAACGGCGGTGGTCGAGGATGCGAAATTCGACGATTCCGTGGGCCTTGGCCCAACTCAACAGGCGTGACACGGTAGGCCGGGGCACGCCGAGCTGGGCGCCGATCTCCGCGGTGGTCAGGTTGAGGTGATAGTACATCCGCGCCACTTTGAGGGCGTCTTCGAAGGTTTGGTCGGTCTCTTCACGCATAGTTGGTCGGTCTCTTCACGCATAGAAGGCACTAGCTCAAGAGCATACCATCCCGCTGCAGCCGTCCAAGCAGGCTCTCGAGAGAGTCCACCACCAGATCGGGGACGAAAGGACTCGTCGCGATATCTTCCAAGGACGCCTCGCCGGTGAGCGTGAGAACAGCAAAAAAGGCGTGATCGTTTGCCAGCCGGATGTCGGTATAGAGCCGGTCGCCGACAAAGGCGATCGCCTCTGGCGCCGCCCCGCACCGCTGCACGACGGCCTCGGCCATGGGCTTTTTGGGTTTGCCCAGAAGAACGGGGCTGACACCCGTGGCGGCTTTGAGCAGGGCGATAAAGGAGCCGCAGTCGGGAACCGGACCGTCGAGGGTGGGACAGACCAGGTCGGGATGGGTCGCAAAGTAGGGCAAGCCGCGGCGAATGAACCGGGCGGCTTGGCAAAGCTTCTCATAAGTCAGGGTGGTGTCGAAGGTGAGGATGACGCAGTCGGGCGAGACGGCGCCAGGCATGAATCCCCTTTGGCGGTACTCCTCCTCGACCTCGGGAACGGCCACAAGCACGGGAGCCTTGAGTCCCAGGGAACGCACGTGTTCAGCGGCAACATCGTTTGAGGTCAAGACGCTCTGGCGGTCAACCACAATGCCCAAATCGGCCAGCTTGCGCACATAGCGTTCGCCGGATACTGACGAGTTGTTCGTGACAAAGACAAAAGGGCAGCCGCTGTCCTTTAAAAAGCTCAGCAACGCCAGAGCGCCCGGCAGGAGACTGGGGCCCAAGTAGATGGTGCCGTCCAGATCGAAGGCAAAAGCGTCGATGCGGCGTCGGCGGTGAAGCGGCGGGGTTGGCTTGACGGTCATGACGATGCGGTGCCTCGAGGTCGAAGGTTTGAACGAGTGTGTATAGTTTTATAACATTCGTTCAAGGCTATCACTCGAGTGCGTTTTGGTCAAGACGGGACATTGAAAAACCATCGATGAAAGCCATCGATTGACGGTGTGGAGGGCTCCTTGGGCCACAACTGTCGGCTGTGATGTGCCGCACGACTACGGTTCGCAAGCTCGCTACATATTTCAAATGGAGCAGAACATCCGTTCGACAAAAATTGACATACGTAACAGCGGATGCTAGAGTCTAGCCAGGTCACTGCACCGAAACCCGTACCCGCACCGGCTGCAACGGCTGGCAGCGGTGACGCTTAGGATTGGGAGGATAGTATGAGCAAAGCCATTTCCAGCCCCGTCGTCAGCTTCAGGATTCTAGCTC is drawn from Deinococcota bacterium and contains these coding sequences:
- the fba gene encoding class II fructose-1,6-bisphosphate aldolase; protein product: MALTTGLDILAAARAGRYGVGAFNTNNMEITQAIMEAAEETRSPVLLALSEGALKYGGKELVDIVVTMSKDATVPVAIHLDHGSSFESVLRALRYGFTSVMIDMSHEEPEVNIRETARVVAAAHAVGVTVEAEIGRLGGVEEHVVVSEEDAILTKPEEAKTFMDESGADYLAVAIGTSHGAFKGKGRPFIDHERIKKIAALLPQPLVMHGASGVPDELVRRLVAAGGDMKDTAGIHAEDVRQAVTEGIAKINTDTDLRLALTTRVREVLKDKPKEFDPRKIFGPARDEMREVVKGRMELFGSAGKA
- a CDS encoding HAD-IIA family hydrolase, yielding MTVKPTPPLHRRRRIDAFAFDLDGTIYLGPSLLPGALALLSFLKDSGCPFVFVTNNSSVSGERYVRKLADLGIVVDRQSVLTSNDVAAEHVRSLGLKAPVLVAVPEVEEEYRQRGFMPGAVSPDCVILTFDTTLTYEKLCQAARFIRRGLPYFATHPDLVCPTLDGPVPDCGSFIALLKAATGVSPVLLGKPKKPMAEAVVQRCGAAPEAIAFVGDRLYTDIRLANDHAFFAVLTLTGEASLEDIATSPFVPDLVVDSLESLLGRLQRDGMLLS
- a CDS encoding sugar-binding transcriptional regulator gives rise to the protein MREETDQTFEDALKVARMYYHLNLTTAEIGAQLGVPRPTVSRLLSWAKAHGIVEFRILDHRRYQLELETSLEKKFGIAEVKVVPLGPDATDAERREAVTRFAAHYLSSILGPNMSLSVAWGATVSELARRLIPKPLPGMDVVQMNGSGNSGSGITYAADIISAFAANYQARAHLLPIPAYFDNPDTKAGMFRERYIKRVNDIAERADVALFSIGVPDANSYIYQAGYLEKSELDRLLTDKVVGDIATVFFRADGGYKDVAMNRRSSGPALSSLSGHRHAICVVASEKKREGILGALRGGYMNTLIIDEPTARTL
- the glpK gene encoding glycerol kinase GlpK translates to MAKFVLALDQGTTSSRAILFDRAGRIVGSAQEELTQHYPRPGWVEHDPEEIWGSQRRVLAAALARAGARAGDLAALGITNQRETTLLWDRETGEALHHAIVWQDRRTAPLCDALKARGLEGLFRDRTGLVLDPYFSATKLRWLLDNVAGARARAEAGRLAFGTVDSWLAWKLTGGGAHLTDASNASRTLLYNLATGDWDDELLEILAIPRALMPEIRASSEVYAETVPDLLGAPVAIAGIAGDQQAASFGQSLFSVGQAKNTYGTGCFILMNTGGAPKLSEHGLLSTVAWRLGADETSRNETPRNETYALEGSIFVAGAVVQWLRDGLGLIKTSAEVEDLARSVSSSGGVYLVPAFVGLGAPHWDPYARGAVVGLTRGSGRGELARAALESIAFQTHDVVRAMEKDAGTPLAELRVDGGASSNDLLMQFQADVLGVPVIRPKVTETTALGAAFLAGLAVGFWQDQGEIAATWAEERRFEPAMKDSQRDALLDGWERALERSKGWERES